The DNA segment GAGGCTGTTGATCTCTGTCACGGTTTGTTGGACCTGGAAATTCAGTGACTGTCGCGCTGCGGCCAGATCCGAAGACACCTGGTTCATGCTCGAGGCCAGCTGTCTGGCGTTTGCCAGCAGGACAGAACGAGCCGCCAACTCGCCAGGATTGGTGGACACATCCTGCAAACCACGAAAGAAATCATTCATTCGCGCGGCGATCCCGTGGTTGCTACTGTCTCCGAACAGGTTCTGCAGCCGAAACAACTCCTCCCGCGATACCGACAAACGTCCGAGATTCTGCTCTACGGTGGTAAGCTGCCGGTTGACGAATTGGTCCGTATACCGCCTGATAGCCGTCGCCTGCACCCCTGCCCCCACCATGCCGGGCTGTCCATGCAGCGGCGGGCGTTCGGTGAGCACCGCTTCCTGCCTGGAGTATCCCGGCGTATTGACGTTGGCCACGTTGTTTCCGGTGACGGCCAGAGCCTGCTGCGACGTAGAGAGCGCACTTCTCGCGATGTCAAAGAGAGAGGTGAGACCGATCATGATCAGCCCTGTTGGTGAATAAGCACGTTCACACGGCTTGCGACGAACGACTGTCCATCGGCTCTATAAAGATCCCGGCTAGGAGCGACAGGAGTACTGGCCGACAGCGCTTGGTCGACGACACCTCGAATCCCTTCGATGAGCACGACGTTCTGTTTAATCTCTTCACGAACTGTCTTGGCCATCGTCATATAACTTCGATAGGCCGTTCGCAAGTCGTCTGAAACAGCAGCATGGAGCGCATCAATGAGTTCCTGGGTCGATACGGCCCCCGATGGCAGACCATAGTGCGTCGCCAGTTCTTGAACTAGCTGCTGCCGCCCCTCTGTAAGAGATTGCAGCGATTCTAGAATCGATAGCCGACGGCAGTTGATCGAATGAAACTCGGCGATCGCAAGTGTTCGGATGGCGGCTCGTTCAGCCTGGACCGTCTCCAGCAACTGATGGCAGGTGGCCTCTTCTTGGCGCAACATTTCGCAGAGCTGGATGATCGACGGTACGGACGTGGACGGGGGCATAGAGACTCCTTTTCAATCAGGTACGTGCAGATGCGTACGCCGCATTCCGCCATCCATTCCCCCCCTCTCCTTCTTGCCTCGGAACGAGGAGGAACGGAACCATGGCGCGTGACTGTTTAGGAGCCTGGCAAGGCGGATACTAGAGTACGGCGTCGGTCAGCACCTGCTTAATGAGGGCATCTCCTACCGAACGACCACTGACATCGTACGTACCGCTGTCAAGCGCCCGCCTGATGCGCTCCACATGTTCCGTCCGCCCAGGATCAGGCTGATTGGCCAGCTCCCGAATCCGCTGAAGTTCCTTCGCTTGGGCAGAAATCTGCACCCGGTCCTTCCCGACCTGGGTGCGGACAGTCGCTTGTCGGCCACCTGCTCCTTCCGTTTCCTGAACCCCAAGCAACAGCTTTGCGAGATGATCGACCTTCCCATGACCTGAAATCTGCATGGCGCCGCTCCTTCCCCGGCTCTTTTCTCCCAACGACCATTCGGAGAGAATTACGGACTTTACCCCGGTCGAGCTTCTTATCGGTTGCTATCCAGTCAAACTTGAGCGTTCCTGAGGAAGTGATGAAAAACATCGTTGCGCATAATCCTGAACCATCTTGGTAATGCCTATTCCCCCGGATTCCGCCGCTCGCTTCCCGATTTCCTCGTCATAAAACGAATAAAAATATGCCCCTTGTTTGTTGGCGAGGGTTCCCTCTGGAACCGTTTCTCTCATAACCTTGAGCAAATAGGAGATAAAATATGCCTCAAATTGCCGCCCGGCTTGGATCAGCTGTTGGTAAGCCTCGGTAGTACTTTGCGATTTTGACGGATTCATGTGTGGGTCCGGATAACTGGTGCGTAGAGCGAACGCCGGATTCATATCCAATGAGGCAGGCGGCATGGAACTGTTTCTATATCGTTCTATATTATTCATATAGTCAATGCGATAGCTAAATTATTTCAAGGTTAGCCTGAAGAGCACCTGCCGACTTCAGAGCTGAAAGAATTGCGACCAGGTCCCGTGGTGTCACTCCCACGGCATTGAGAGCCCGCACGACTTCTCCCAATGTCACGGTTTCATCCACAACCAGGAGCCTCGATTCCTGTTCCTTTACCTCGGTCTGCACGTCCGGCGTGACGGTAGTCTGCCCCGCGGATGAGCCAATGATCGGCGCCGGAGGCTGCGACACGTTCAACGTGTTTTTCACCGAGATGGTGAGATTACCGTGAGAGATGGCGCACGTTGAAATCCGTACATGTTCGCCTAACACCACTGTCCCGGTCCGTTCATTGACGACGACTTTGGCTACGGAATCGACGGTCACATCAAGCCCCTCGATCGACGCAATATACTCGACGACGCGGCCTTGAAACGTTTGCGGAATCGTCGCCTTGACGGACCCGGCGTTCACGGCCACGGCACTGCCCTTTCCAAAGGTACTCTCGATGGCTTCGGCGGTTCTGATGGCAGTCGTAAAGTCAGGTTGCCGCAGGAGTATCGAGACCGTTTCCCATGAGTCGATGTTGACGGGCAGTTCTTTCTCGATAATGGCGCCCCCGGGAACCACACCGGCCGCTTGGTGATTCTTCACCACCGTCGCCCCGCCGGCTCCGCCCGTCCCGCCAAGAAACCCTCCAATCGAGACCGGTCCCTGCGCGACAGCAAACACTTGCTGATTGGCGGCCTTCAACGGCGTGAGCAGGAGAGTTCCGCCTTGCAGACTCTTGGCATTCGCCATCGACGACACCACGGCATCCAGCGTCATCCCTGGTTTCGAGAAGGGAGGAAGCTTCGCCGTGACCATCACCGAGGCGATATTCCTGGTCAGTAACTGGATGGGATCGATCACTAGATTGACGCCCATCTTGTTCAACATGGACATCATGGCCTGAATCGTGAACTGTCCGCCGATTACTCTGTCGCCGGTACTATCCAGACCCACCACCAACCCGTAACCGATCAGTTGGTTTTCTCGCACCCCTTCGATCGCGCCGATATCCTTAATTCTCACCGCATCGGCGCTTGAGGGAGCCCCAAGACAACCGGTCACGATCAGCGCACTGAAAACCTTGGATACTCGTGTCAACATGTGTCGGTACGTATCCTCGCTAGGAACGTTTGAAAACGGACTATGGCGACCTACGGCCAAGATGAAGCGCGCCAGCCATCCTTGCTCCGAGGCTCTTTCTTTCACCGTGCCGGGATCGATCTCCTCCTGTGAATGGAATCGCCTCCCGCCTCCAAAAGAGGGAGGATCGAAATCAGCCCGTCGTACGACTCCACTCCGCACCATCATCTGAAGCGTCAGGCGATTCATAGGTCGTCGCTTGGGAATGCCCCTCGTCCTCGTCTTGTGCCTCAGCGAAGCCTTCATTGAACCGTCCCTCCTCAGAACGGATAGACCCAATCGAGAATACGAATGAACCACCCGGGCCGTTGTACATCGTCCAAAACACCGAGACCTGAATATTCGATTCTGGCATCCGCGATAGCGGATGAGAGCACGGTATTCTTCGTATCGACATCGACTCGACGCACGATGCCGCCGATGCTCATCAGCTGCTTTTCACTGTTCACCGACACTTCGCGACGGCCTTCGATACGAAGATCGCCGTTAGGAAGCACTTCGGTCACGATCGCAGAAATGGTTCCGGTCAACGTCCCTTCTCGGCTCGTCGCGCCTTTTCCGCCGAATTTGCTGTTGGCGCTCGCGTCTATGCCCATGCCCCGTCTCGTTTCATCACTGAATCGTACTCCTGGTATTCCGATATACCCCATGGCGCTACCGACCAGGCTGTTTTTGATCGTCGACTCGCGTTGGGCCGCAGTATCCGCGGACTTCGACCCTTTGTGATTTTCGATGATCTTGACGGTGAGGATATCGCCGATGCGCATCGCGCGGAGGTCCTCATAGAGGTAGGCGCGACCGTTTTCTTCCTGCCACAGCGATCCGACGGTTTTTGGCGGAGGCAAGGGAGACACGACAACCTTGCTCGAGACATTCGGCGGGCTTGAACAGGCCTGAAGGAGCAGTATCGCGGCTGTAGAGTAACAACCGACCGCTGCTCGAATACGACTCCGACGCTCTATTTTCTTGCTGAATCGGATTCGCGTACCGGCCGTTCCCCAGGCCAAGACATCGCGTCGTTTTAAATTGGTGCCGTCAAATGACATCGTGTTAAAACTCCACCTCCACGAGACTAGGGGCGACCACTTTGGCCCGGAGTTCCCTGCCGGAATCGAGATTGGCGACCATGACGGTCTGCCCAACCTGTCCGCTTGACTTCGTAATGCCGTACGTTCGGATCGACAGCCCCCCACGCCGCGCTTCAATAAGCACTCGATCTCCTTTTTTGACCACCGAGGGAAGCTTCACGAATGCGGGACGCAACGGAGTATCGGGGGGGAGCGGGCGAGCCGCGCTTTTCCCGGCGACTTCACCTGGGTCGATGACAAAAGGATGGTTGATCTGATGCACGCGCATTCCGACGGTCTTGAGATCGCCCACATCGATCACTTCGTCCGCCTTAAGGAAGCGGGTCACGACGACCGCCTCGATCATCGCGACAACATCCGCGACCACCTGGATGGTCTTCCGAGGTTTCCCATTCACCATCGCTTCCACATGGAACGCACGCCTTCCTAGTCCTTCTTCAGCAGGATTGGCAAGAACCTGTAACTCCGCCGCTCCCCCGGGGATCATCACTGGGTCAGCGGGATCTATGACCGTCACATGCACCGTCTTGACCGTGCGTCCCCACTCGTGTTCCAGATATTTCTGAATGGCCTTCCGAATCGAATCCGGATGGACCTCGCTGACGGTCGCTCGGTCCGCCCCGGTGTCGGCTGTCTTTTGATTCGGACCTCGGGACACCGGCGAATTGGACCGCGGGTCACCGTTGGAGCCTGCGATGGCCACAGCCACATCGAAGTGTCCGGATGAAAGGATCAGGAGCAGGATCGGCAACAGACCGGGCATGAAGTGCTCCTTATCGTCTAAGATTGTTCGCAATGGCCATCATTTCGTCCGACGCCTGAATCGTCTTGGAGTTGATTTCATAACTTCGCTGAGCGATGATCATGTTGACCATTTCCTCGGCAAGATTGACATTCGAGCTTTCCAAGAATCCCTGCTGGATCGTGCCAAATCCGGTGGTGAAACCTCCTGTCCCCTGCGTCGGGGGTCCTGAGGCGAAGCTGTCAATGAAGAGATTGTTCCCCATCGCAACCAAGCCGGAGGGATTGTCGAATCGTGTGAGCTGGATTTGCCCGACCTGCGAAGCCTGCGTAACACCGGGCAACAATACCGAAACAGTGCCGTCCTGACCGATATCCACCTTCAGTGCGCCGGACGGGATGGTAATCACGGGATTCAGCAGATCGCCGTCGCCCGTCACGAGGTTGCCCACATTGTCCCGCTTAAACGACCCGTTTCTGGTATACATGATCGTCCCATCGGGCCTGGAGACCTGAAAAAACCCGGAACCGTCGATGGCTAGATCCAACTCATTATTGGTTTGCCGCATGTTCCCCTGAAGCCATTCTTTCGCCACCGTCGTCGGCCGAACGCCCGCACCGACCTGAATACCGACCGGAAAGACCCCGACGTTGGATGCATTGGTGCCCGGAAGTCGTTGAATCTGATACAGCAGATCCGCAAATTCCGCACGACTGCGTTTAAAGGAGTTGGTGTTGACGTTGGCAAGGTTGTGGGCGACGGTGTCGACGTTGATTTGCTGCGCCGTCATTCCGGTCGCGGCGGTCCACATGGCTCTGATCATCTCACTCCTCCTCGCTCTCTGACGCCGTCACAGGGTTTCTGGTTTCAAGTGCAGAGTTCCACCTTTACGAGGATACGGCGCACATGAAACACGTCGCGTGCGACTCGAAACGGACGCTACAGAACCCGCCCGACGTCTTGAATTGCGATCTCCGCCATCCGATCGAGCGCCTGAATCAGCTTTTGTGTCGACTCATAGTTGCGCATCCCTTGAATCATCTTCACCATCTCGCCGATGGAATTGACGTTGGACTCTTCGATGTGACCGACCTGAATCTGCGGATTCTTCGCCACTGTGCCTTTCTCCGAGTAGAACAGTCCTTCCGACGACTTCTGCGGCATCTCATTATCCGGAAAGTCCATCACTTTGATCGTCGCCACAGGTTTATCGTCGACTTTGATCTCTCCCTGTGCCGTAATGTCCAACTTGCCGGGAGGAATCTTGATCTCTCCCTTCATCCCCATCACGGGATATCCCAGTCCATTCACCAACCGACGTTGGTTGTCGAGCGAGAGCATGCCGTTGCGGGTATACCGAAGCCCTTGCGGCGTCTGTACTTCAAAAAACCCTTTCCCTTGAATGGCGATGTCCAGCGGATTGCCGGTTAGTCGAATGCGACCCGGCTCAAATGTGGTCTTCACCTTATGCGGCGCGACAAAAGCTCGCTCAGTTGGTCCAAACGGTCTGGCCATGATCTGTTGGGCTAATCCCGCGGTTCGACTCACCGCCGGAATCACCGCCTGGTACCGTGGGAATATGGCTTTGAATGCCTGCTCATCCTGCTTGAACCCAGCGGTATTCACATTGGCCATGTTGTTCGCGAAGACCTGCATCCGCCGCTCATGGGCCAGTGCGCCGGACAAGATGGGATAGATGCCACGATTCATACCGCCGACTCCCTTCGTTTCGAAAGAGAGACAGCAACCCTCATGCCAGAGGCCATGAGAACAGGATGACTTAGGATGGGATTCGAACACTGCTAAATAAGGCCTTGAACTGACATCCGCGGTGAAGCACCAGTCCGACGTTCGCTCGACCCGTCATGGCGAGGGGGTGAATTCTACCCAGCAAGGTGAAGATTATTCCTAGCGAGAGCTGTTGAGAGGAGCCTCGTGTCTGCCGGAAACCGGCGACGGGAGGATATTGGCCTCATGGGGTGTCGCCCATGGCTGTGAAGCTTCCACGATCAACGTATGTTCCGCTCCGTTTGGTCGACCGCTCTTCAAAGCGTCCGCGGCCGCGTCGAGGAGCGTCTCTGCCTTCGTACCACGTTGCGGCCCGACGATTCCCCCAATCCTGCAGGACAGCAGCATTTCCTGGCCTTCGATCAACAGGGGGAGCGCGATGGCTCCGTGGATTTTCTCCGCGATCCATCGAGCCTCGTCCGGTGATGCCACATTATCGACAATCACGGCAAAGGTATATTCGTCCAAGCGTGCCACCACATCATGAGGTCGCAGCGCGCTCTTGATGCGGGCAGCTTGAAC comes from the Nitrospira sp. SG-bin1 genome and includes:
- the flgG gene encoding flagellar basal-body rod protein FlgG (makes up the distal portion of the flagellar basal body rod; Bradyrhizobium has one thick flagellum and several thin flagella; the Bradyrhizobium protein in this cluster is associated with the thick flagella) — protein: MIRAMWTAATGMTAQQINVDTVAHNLANVNTNSFKRSRAEFADLLYQIQRLPGTNASNVGVFPVGIQVGAGVRPTTVAKEWLQGNMRQTNNELDLAIDGSGFFQVSRPDGTIMYTRNGSFKRDNVGNLVTGDGDLLNPVITIPSGALKVDIGQDGTVSVLLPGVTQASQVGQIQLTRFDNPSGLVAMGNNLFIDSFASGPPTQGTGGFTTGFGTIQQGFLESSNVNLAEEMVNMIIAQRSYEINSKTIQASDEMMAIANNLRR